AGACGGTTGACATAACGGAACTGAACATTTTGAAATTCTGACGAACAGGCAGGTCACTTACCATGCTAGACTTTTTATGGCTCGTTCCCGTTTTGCCACTCATCGGCGTCTTCTTAAACGGCGCCGTTGCCATCGTCAGTGAACGGAGGGTGCTCCTCCGGCGCTACTACGACGAGCTGGAGGGATCGGGCAGCGAGAGCCACGACCACGGTCACCATCACGACCCCCTCTTCGATTCCCCATACCGCAAGGTGGTGAGCATGATCGGCCCCGGCGTCGTGGGCCTGTCGTTTTTGGTCGCCCTTTTGTGCGTTGCCTCCCTGCTCCGGCTGCCCGCGGAGCAACGGGTATTCGAGGTGGACCTGTTCACCTGGATCCAGGCGGGAAGCTTCAGGGCGGCATTCTCCCTCTACCTGGACCCCCTCTCCTCGGTGATGATCCTCGTGGTAACGGGGGTGGGGTTTCTGATCCACGTCTACTCCACCGGCTACATGTCCCACGAGAAAGCCTATGCCAGGTACTTCGTGTACCTGAACCTCTTCACCTTTGCCATGCTCATCCTGGTCATGGCGTCGAACTACCTGCTCCTCTTCGTGGGATGGGAGGGAGTCGGCCTCTGCTCCTACCTTCTGATCGGCTACTGGTACGAGAAGAAGTCGGCCGCCGATGCAGGGAAGAAGGCCTTCATCGTGAACAGGGTCGGGGATTTTGCCTTCATCATCGGCGTCTTCCTCATGTTCTGGACCTTCGGTTCGGTCGGCTTTTCCGATGTCTTCGGGAAGGCGGCCGGCCTGCAGGGCAGCGCTGTCTTGGGGACGGGGGTGGTTACGGCCATCACCCTCCTTCTCTTCGGCGGCGCTATCGGGAAGTCCGCGCAGATACCGCTCTACGTCTGGCTCCCCGACGCCATGGAGGGCCCCACGCCGGTATCGGCGCTCATCCACGCGGCGACGATGGTCACCGCCGGCGTCTACGTCGTGGCGCGCTCCAGCACGCTCTTCCTCCTGGCTCCCACCTCCATGATGGTGGTGGCAGTCATCGGGGCGGCGACGGCGATCTTCGCCGCAACGATCGGCATTGCCCAGAACGACATCAAGAGGGTTCTCGCCTACTCCACCGTCTCCCAGCTCGGCTACATGTTCCTGGCCTGCGGAGTCGGCGCATTCGCCGCGGGGATCTTCCACCTCATGACCCACGCCTTCTTCAAGGCCCTCCTCTTTCTCGGCTCCGGTTCGGTCATCCACGCGCTGGCCGGTGAACAGGATATGCGGAAGATGGGGGGGGTAAAAAAATACATGCCCGTGACTTTCTGGACCATGTTCATCGCCACCCTGGCCATCGCCGGCATCCCGGGCTTTTCCGGCTTCTTCTCCAAGGACGAGATCCTCTGGAAGACCTTCTCGTCGGCCCACGGGAGCAAGGCCCTCTGGCTCGTCGGTTCCGCCGCGGCCCTGATCACCGCATTCTACATGTTCCGCCTCGTATTCATGACTTTTTTCGGCGATTCGCGCATGGAGCCCCAGGTTGAGGCGCAGGCCCACGAGTCCCCGAAGTCGATGACGGTACCC
This genomic interval from Deltaproteobacteria bacterium contains the following:
- the nuoL gene encoding NADH-quinone oxidoreductase subunit L, whose protein sequence is MLDFLWLVPVLPLIGVFLNGAVAIVSERRVLLRRYYDELEGSGSESHDHGHHHDPLFDSPYRKVVSMIGPGVVGLSFLVALLCVASLLRLPAEQRVFEVDLFTWIQAGSFRAAFSLYLDPLSSVMILVVTGVGFLIHVYSTGYMSHEKAYARYFVYLNLFTFAMLILVMASNYLLLFVGWEGVGLCSYLLIGYWYEKKSAADAGKKAFIVNRVGDFAFIIGVFLMFWTFGSVGFSDVFGKAAGLQGSAVLGTGVVTAITLLLFGGAIGKSAQIPLYVWLPDAMEGPTPVSALIHAATMVTAGVYVVARSSTLFLLAPTSMMVVAVIGAATAIFAATIGIAQNDIKRVLAYSTVSQLGYMFLACGVGAFAAGIFHLMTHAFFKALLFLGSGSVIHALAGEQDMRKMGGVKKYMPVTFWTMFIATLAIAGIPGFSGFFSKDEILWKTFSSAHGSKALWLVGSAAALITAFYMFRLVFMTFFGDSRMEPQVEAQAHESPKSMTVPLAILAVFSVIGGYIGIPHVLGGSNRFERFLEPVFAGLSGGGHAEAAHHPPVALELGLMGLAVAIAVGGIWVAYTLYVKNRDLPGKIADKYHTLYHVVYNKYFVDEIYHTLVVYPLYRGSVLLWEIFDVLVVDGIVNGVGQVLLGTGQAIRRLQTGIVQNYAFSLLLGALILVGYMIFG